From Bradyrhizobium symbiodeficiens, the proteins below share one genomic window:
- a CDS encoding DUF4403 family protein encodes MRLTLNLKTIMIAVAVLAASFFISLKAMDLLSPRATNSAPPVAQLPPLPPASKSSIVIAPVAIALSAIRDQAEKAAPRNFAGKADNPISQILENADIGWTAVRGPMAAAGDKDVLTISTPLNGKLNVTGSLSSKATGALGDALGSVLGGDAAKRIGAVNIKNLNASAEIRGNVIVTSRPKIAANWHLEPNLGAQVNLGDTNLNVAGAKVNVPAQVKPLIDKNVGEQINIVSERIRNDPGLRENAKLQWAKACRSIPLQGSAALPPLWLEMKPIRAIAAQPRVDAQAVTLLMGLEAETRVTSTQTKPDCPFPDKISIVPPTGTGVNIGVPIDVPFTEINKLIAAQMVGRTYPEDGSGPVDVTVKSVNVVPSGERLLISLLVRAKEKKSWLGLGAEATVHIWGRPVLDQAQQTLRLTDIQLAVESEAAFGLLGAAARAVVPQMQQALLQRATLDLKPIAANAREKIAGVIADFQKSEDGVKVDAKIDSLTLADIAFDSKTLRVVAEAGGSLNVFVSKLSGM; translated from the coding sequence ATGCGACTGACGTTGAATCTGAAGACCATCATGATCGCCGTCGCGGTGCTCGCGGCGTCGTTCTTCATCAGCTTGAAGGCGATGGACTTGCTGTCGCCGCGCGCGACGAATTCGGCACCACCCGTGGCGCAATTGCCGCCGCTGCCGCCGGCGTCGAAGAGCTCGATCGTGATCGCGCCGGTCGCCATCGCGCTGTCGGCGATCCGCGACCAGGCCGAGAAGGCCGCGCCGCGCAATTTCGCGGGCAAGGCCGACAACCCGATCTCGCAGATCCTGGAGAACGCCGACATCGGCTGGACCGCCGTGCGCGGACCAATGGCGGCTGCCGGCGACAAGGACGTGCTGACGATCTCGACGCCGCTCAACGGCAAGCTGAACGTGACGGGCTCGCTGTCCTCGAAAGCCACCGGCGCCCTCGGCGACGCGCTCGGCAGCGTGCTCGGCGGTGACGCGGCGAAACGGATCGGCGCCGTCAACATCAAGAATTTGAACGCCAGCGCCGAGATCAGGGGCAACGTCATCGTCACCTCGCGCCCGAAGATCGCGGCCAACTGGCATCTCGAGCCCAATCTCGGCGCCCAGGTCAATCTCGGCGATACCAACCTCAACGTCGCCGGCGCCAAGGTCAACGTGCCCGCACAGGTGAAGCCGCTGATCGACAAGAATGTCGGCGAGCAGATCAACATCGTCTCCGAGCGCATCCGCAACGATCCGGGCCTGCGCGAGAACGCGAAGCTGCAATGGGCCAAGGCCTGCCGCTCGATCCCGCTGCAGGGCTCGGCCGCACTGCCGCCGCTCTGGCTGGAGATGAAGCCGATCCGTGCCATCGCCGCGCAGCCGCGGGTCGATGCCCAGGCCGTGACGCTGCTGATGGGCCTGGAAGCGGAGACGCGCGTGACGTCGACGCAGACCAAGCCGGACTGCCCGTTCCCCGACAAGATCTCGATCGTGCCGCCGACCGGCACGGGCGTGAACATTGGCGTGCCCATCGACGTGCCCTTCACCGAGATCAACAAGCTGATCGCCGCGCAGATGGTCGGCCGCACCTATCCCGAGGACGGCTCCGGCCCGGTCGACGTCACCGTCAAGAGTGTCAACGTGGTCCCGTCGGGCGAACGCCTGCTGATCTCGCTGCTGGTGCGCGCCAAGGAAAAGAAGAGCTGGCTCGGTCTCGGCGCCGAGGCGACCGTGCACATCTGGGGCCGGCCGGTGCTCGACCAGGCGCAGCAGACGCTGCGGCTCACCGACATCCAGCTCGCGGTCGAGTCCGAAGCGGCCTTCGGACTGCTTGGCGCGGCGGCGCGCGCGGTGGTGCCGCAGATGCAGCAGGCACTGCTGCAGAGGGCCACGCTCGACCTGAAGCCGATCGCCGCCAACGCGCGCGAGAAGATCGCCGGCGTCATCGCCGACTTCCAGAAAAGCGAGGACGGCGTCAAGGTCGACGCCAAAATCGACAGCCTGACGCTGGCCGACATCGCCTTCGATTCCAAGACGCTGCGCGTGGTCGCGGAAGCCGGCGGCTC